In the Telopea speciosissima isolate NSW1024214 ecotype Mountain lineage chromosome 6, Tspe_v1, whole genome shotgun sequence genome, CTGCATCCACGAAAGACCGATCCAAACAATCACAAGACTTattaagtacttcttcacttgCCTCACCACTGAGCTCCCAGAAGATCACATAGTGGCCAGGGTCTGTGGAAACGTCTACATGGCTCGAGAAGTCAACTACCTCGATCTTCTCTTCCAATAACAGTTTACTCGCTTCTTCTACAGCTAGCTGCAAATCTTTCTCTGTGTTCTTGTCTATGTTGATTGTCAGTAGGAGACTCCTCCTACAAACGAACTGGAGCTCTGGTGTAGAATTATGGAAGCCTATCACCTTCACCACATCCCCTAGCCTGTACCTGTATAAACCTGTATTGTGGATCAACCGCAAAGATAAATCAAGATCCCATGAATGAAGGACTAGAATGAATCATAGACACAACCCATCTAGAAGTTCCTAATAGTTGAGAATTACACGAACATCATCCCATCACCTATCAGTTACATCAGAGGACAATCTATCAAAGGATTGGTTGTGAAGATATATCTATAAGCACACTTCCAAACAAGGATGGAAATTGAAGGCATAAAATAACAAATGGAACTGGACATAGGGCACACAGTACCAAACCCTTGCTCCAGCCACCAAGAATCCCAAAAACTGCACTATGGATGTTAGAGCTTATTTACACAATTGACTAGAATCACTGTACCATGTGACATAGTAATTGGGTCTGCATGTGAAATTATACAATGTAATGTAAATAGTGTATATAATGTGTCTGTGCTATATAGCTTGATGTATTTCAGTATGAAAATCTGATCAGCATTAATTTGGATGTATTCCAACACTAAAAGCAGTTTTGTCTCATATGATCCCATTCAAACTTTCCAAGACAtggttttaataaaataaaccaaaagatCACGGCAGGATTTGACCTAACTAGTGTgttttttctccattaaattctcAGAGTTCTTATTCAATATTCCCTGATTATGATAGGCACAACAGATTACATTGAAACCTAATACATGGATAGACCCAGAAAGTATGCTGAAAGATGACCAAAAGTACCTTTGCACCACCCCATCTATCAAAACATCACATTTAGAAGCTTTGTCTATTATTAAAGAATGTCTACATCATCGTACAGTTAAATGAAAAATCATGATGTTattcccaccccccccccccaacaaaaaaaaaaaaaaaaaaaaactaaaaaacaaagGATGAATGTCTATATCACCACTGTTAACAAGTTTATCAACAACATAAAAAGTATTTGAGATTTCATTGTCCCTTCTATCATATAAACACATATTTGGTGGTCTGTCAATCATCTAGCTTTAATACCTTTTACAACAACTAATCTTAGAACCTTATTACTAGGACGGAAACTAAAGGCGCCATAAGGAAAATGTGAAGATTATATAAAAACAGTTTCTGGGTCCACGATGGGAATTCAAGATGCATTGGAACCTGACAAACAGATGTAACAAAACTAAAAACACCATTATGAGACAAGTGGGAAGTATCATCCGTCTGTGTATAACCTGACAAACAGATgcaacaaaccaaaaaaaaaacattatgaGACAGACAGAAGTAACTTTTTAACAAGTAGAATGTCCCATCAGAATCTTTCACGATTTCATTACTAGATACATCATACAAAACTTCAATAAAGATACGGCACAACACAGTTGGGTACACTAAAGTATTCAGTCTTTTATACTCATTTTGCCTTATATGTAGCACCTAGATAATATCAACACCAATCGGTCATGGCTACGTAATCTAACAGTGAAAGAACAGCCATGATCATTAAAGTTCGATGGTTATCAAATTATTATTGGATGCCTCTTAGCCAATTGGAATGGTGATGCCACCTTGGGAATAATGAACAGTATTCCCAACACTAGAAGAGAACAGAATAACAACTGAGCAAGAGCAAAAGCGAGGAAGAGGGGAATATTGGAATGAGGACAGAAACCTTCCTTTTCACCAGCACCCAAAGCAACACATATGTCTAGGAGAAGGAAAGGGGAGACGGGATTCAGAGCTTCCAAGATAAGGCTTCTACCAAGGAATTCATTAGGTTAAAATTTTTCCATGGTTTAGTGTTCCCAACGGCTCCACCCAACAACCTTTTTGGATCATTCACGATGATCTTTGGACCTTAAAATGGAAGCATAATAGTAAGAACCATCTCATGAGTCCGATATTTGGCCCCATCAATTATATTCCCAAACCAAATAAggagaaaggggaaaaggaagagaaaaggataTATCCTGAATGTATAGGATGGTTGGAAATTCAAACAGGACTCAAGGCAGAAAGAATGGTTTCTACAAGTTCCCATCACAAGGTTAGTAATACTCATATAAAATTACCTGCAAAATTTGTGACGATGATTTCATACTCTTCTCCAATCTTAACTTCAGTTAGACCCACCGGATTTGATTCAATACGAAGGACTCCAGAAGCATTCTCATCCTGAAGAGGGATAAATTCAAAATAGCCAATATCCGGAAGCACTGCAAAAGTGGCCTGCTCGGGAGGCAACGTAGGATTGACATTGGCACCAATCCATCCTTCAGAAGACCCATAGTCTGCACTTAACAGAGGTAGTCCACCAGCATAATGTCTCAATTTCTTCAAATATGGCTCCATGGATCCTGTCATGATCCCATATATGTATTTGGCATTAGGAAAAAGTTCTGGTATTACGCCATACCAATTACTCAATCCTGAAATTTTCTTGTAAATCAAGTCTGCTAGTTCAGGGTTCGGCTTAAGAAGTTTTGACATAGCTGTTCGGATAGATTGCACATTGACTCGGCTGCTAAGGACCCCCTCTCGGATATCAATGCAGAGTTCCTCCCAGCAATGTTCGAGTGTCCGGAATGCATGGACAATGCTGTGGGCAAATGTAGAAGACACTGTCTTAACTTCGTCATAGCAGATGAGCCCACATAAGAGATGGCAGTATAAGGATTGGTGGAAGTCAGGCCCGAATATTACTTCATCTGGGCTGCAACACTGGGACTGGATTGACTTCATTGTTTTCTTGAACTGTGAGCTCCGGTAAACATTTGTAGTGGCAGTGCCTGCTGCCAGACCCCCTTTTGTTTTGAACTGCTTGCTGCTATAGATGAACTGCAAAGCTTTTCCATTCACAATTGGGAATTCTCTGCAAAATGAGTTTCCTTTTCCGTCACTGAGGAAATGCATATACTTTGGAACTAGGACATGGGGAACATATAATACGCGAACAGATTTAGGCAGTGTTCCCAAAAAGTTGAGATGAGAGTAAGATGAATCAATAATAgtcaccaagattgagactagGAGGGGAATTCAAATAACGTCAAACATCAGTTCTTAATGAGACTGAAGACTAGTTTTCAGTGTCACGGAAATATTTACTCACAGCTAAGGGATATTTCACAACAGCATCatagaaaaataagaaacaacTATTTATTTTGGTATAGAATGCACACCGAGAGGGTGTTTTGTAACTTGTATTTCACGAGTTTAAAGACATTTAATCAACTCAAAACAATCCTAACCATTGGAAATACAGCATTCCATTTTTTCCTTGGGggatggggggtggggtgggagtGGGGCACGGGAAAACCATTCCCATAGTGGTGCTGCTTACCTATTTCTGAAGGCGAAGGATGTCCGGTATATCTGCATCGTGGAGTTTACCAACTCTTCATTGAAAGGAACAAACTTGGGCTTCCCTTGTGTTGTTCCAGAACTGCAGCAGGcccattttttaaaaattagagCAGGCCAAGTTAATGACAAAGAAAAACATAAGCTACATACCTTAGAGAGATGGTCGTAATTGGTTTTCCAGTAAGAATAGGAGAAACATCTCCATCTGTAATTCTCTTAATGTAAGGTTCCAAATCGTCATGAGTAGCCAACGGAACACGGGACTTGAATGTCTCAGGGTCGGTTCTTCCATTGAGGCCCCATTTCTGCAAGTACTCTGCTTCACAGTTTTCTGTCAAAATTTTATGGAGAGTTTCTCTCTGAACTCGTTTTGCATCCCTTGTCAATCCTTCAAATTCCTCTATCACCTTCTCGTGATTGAATTGCTCAATTTTCTCCAACATCCTTAAAAAGGTTCAACTACTGGTTGTACTTTACTGCAGTGAAACGAAAAGAACTCAGTTATTCTAGCGAATAGCTTCCTCAGCCAGTTAAAGTAAAGCTCAAGCCCACTCCCcgccccccacccaaaaaaataaatctgaaTAGCTTCCTATTTGTCGAAAAGATATTGATCATAGAAGTCACATAAGAAATTTAAAATCCTTCTAACAGAAGCAACAGACACCAAAAAAACTGCTCAGGAAAGCAGGAAACCTCAAAAATTAAAGCTCCAAAGATGAGTCTATAATGAGATGCTCATTCATTCCAAATTTCGTCATGCAGAAAACAAATTGAAAGAACCACAGAAATTAATCAAGCCACGTCACCTCCCGGGGACCTTTGTTTTTCCAATAAATTTGTCTACCACCAATGAAGGTAAAAAAGTCGAATTCTACGgaaaaagaagaatggaagatagTGATATCCATCTCAGGTCTCCCACCCGGCTAAAGGACGGCAAATGGGCAATCGAATGAAAaggtgaaaagaaaaataaagtagaACAATAGTAACAAAAGGCAGAATTAATGGGGTTATCCATTGAACTGTAAAACTCTTTCCcccattttttttatggtgaaACTCTTTCCCCGATTTAAGAGTATAAAAATCTAGCCTAAACTGAATATAAGTGAAGTTGAACGCACTAAATTCTAGCCTAATCAAAAATTTCTAGAAAAAAACAACGAAAAAGATAATTTTCAAGTTTTTCATATATACAAGGAAAGAACAGATGTTCGCAAACGCGTATTCGAGaaaaaagaggggaggggggattaCAACTGGAAATTTTGGAGTCATCAACTTTTGACTAAAGTCAAACAAAGTCAATGCTCAAAAGCTTCACCTTTCTATATAGAAAAACCTGAGTTCTAGTAAAGGGGCCGATGATAAGATGCAgaagaaaacacaaaagaaattgaaacaaaGACCTTTGAACAAACTTCAGAAAATTTTCACATCTGTAGGACTTCAGTCAGAAATAGAAAAAGTAAGTTGAAGAAGAAATATCAAAGCCTTTAAGAggaagggatttttttttggaaaaaaacaaacagaaaaagCATAATTACACTTCTTCTTGATTAAAAGAGAAGACTGATAAAAATTAAATCTTAGCCAAGttaaaagaggagaaagagctTGAACTCATTAATATGCAAGTAATGAAACCAAATTGATCTAAacaaacagaggaaaaaaagtCGCATGAGATAATTCACCAAGATGAAGTCTGAAATACTTAAATCGAACCTTTCTCAGGCTATTACAACCGGTGCTCTAAGGTCTGACAGAAATTATTGGAAGAAAATTTTGCAATAAAATTCAgattgggaaagagaagaaggagaaattcTACTATACCTCAGCTTTAATTCCTGCGAGTCAGAGGAGAATTCATATGAGTTTGGCCAGTAGATAAATGAGTAAAAGCAGCTATAAACGGGGAAGGCCGGGCTCCAAAAGTTCTCAATGTCCTTCTTTTTTTAATCGATTGAAGGAATGGAACCACAGAGGTCTCGGATTCGACGGAGATTCCTCAACTTTAAATAATCAAACTTCGATGCAACCTTCTTTACGGCCTGACCTGACTGTCACACGATGCCTTTTTTtcactcacaactcacaagttgtTGTTGATGGTGTGAATCATGACAGTCTCGACAGATAAACTGTTTCAGAGAACTGAGCGAagacaaagagaagaagaactgcTGTAGTTGTTCAGCTGCTCGATCAAGATTCGGAGAGAGGAGATGAATGCGGGGCAGCGAGAACGCAGAGAAGATCGAGAGATCGAGAGAGACCGAGAGAGACGAAGAGATTAACTATTTTAATATTTCTACATATCGTCTGTTCGGACCGTTCCCCTTGGAGATGTGAAGATTCTCGTGGGTTTGTCTCATATATATAACCCCTCGGCCCCCGTAAACGAAATGCCGTCCAAGTTTCCAAACTCCAATGAAAACGATAGGGCCCAGCCCATGGCTCCACAACAAAATTACGAGATTGACACTTCTGGGCTTTGACTTTTCCCCGAATTATCCAATGACAGAAGGAGATAATTATACCAATTAAATTACAGAAAATGGTATCTTTCACTAAACAGTGGTTAATGTAATAATGTCTATAGTAGTTAATTAACTCGCAAGTTGCGAGGCCGACAAAATGGCATCTCCATTTACATCCACTGACCATTAGGATTAAAGATTAGTAGAAATGAAACGTCAGAGATGACAGATCCAGTGCTGACAAGTCAACGGAGGGTCAGAAGTTTTAAAAGGGTTGAGAGGCAAAACCTAAGGCCAAGCAACGACAACTAACTAACTAGTCTTTCTTCCCTTGCAAAATATGGAAAGAACAAAACTGGGGGGCAAAGGcagaaacaagaaagaagagaagaacaagtaGAGACATATACCGAATCCGGAAAGGAGAGAGGTCGGTTAGTTGTATTTAGTATGTACTGAAACGTGCCATATCAAATAGAGATACGGCTTTTCTTTTCCTAAAAAGTTTAAGTAGAAGATTAAGAATTCGATACGAGCAGAAGGAGCATTCATGGAAATTTTGAGaacctcttttatttatttatttaagaaaaaaaaccctgtcCAAGAGCGTGGCCTAAGCTAGTATTTCTATGAGTCTATCTCCCTCCTTCTTATATGAAAAGATACTTatgcccctttgttttgaggaagagaaatAGACACGTATGAATGCTGGTGTAGACCACACTTTCAAATTCTCGGGCAGAAAACTActtctcatttatttatttagactatgaatctttttttttttaattcaataaatataataatatgagAAAGAAATCCCCCACGTGATCAGACTGTCAAAGTGAGATTAATCTTTCTCACATCCTTTGGTATAATGAAACGTGGAGTTCACACtaatattctctttcttcaaGAAAAATTTTGGCCTCTCCTTAGATGAATCGTCTGTAGCCTTATCATTGTTTTGGGTTTACattgacattctctctccttttgaCAAAATCTATATCTATTTTTAACTAATTCGGCTCCTACTATCTTATTGTTGGATTTCTCGCTTTAACATCAACACATATATACCCTTGCGTTACTAATGTATGAGAAAATGATGTACACAATACTCACTTGTTTTGGTTTCTCACTTTAACATCAAGAGATACCTTTACGTTAATAATAGATGAGAAAATGATGTACACACTACacaatacatattttttttaatgagaataCACAATGCACATTTGTTGTGgactttggttccattgatctcTATTGTTGACATATTGGGAGGTTTCTCAATTATgagtcatcttttttttttttctcatagaAAACACAAATAAGgatatttttttctaaaaagaacGCTGTCTGATTGCGTGGATCCTTCACCTAGACACATAAACACGTAAAATTACTATTccatcctctccccccccccccccatggaattaaaattttattcatgTTGATGTCTTTGCCCACTTTCATTGGTCTTGCATGACCaggcaacaatctcttgccttaatttttttttaaggaaaaagatctctaaATCACTAGCAaccctacaccctctcacatggcGCAATGGTAAGATTATtctattgtgatcaagtggtcatacactgggtacacctttttttatttaataaaacaaataataataataaaaactcCCTTGAGAAGGGACATAAAGGAGATTGGTGATttagaaaactttttcccaagTTTTTAAGAGCAAGATTTCCCACGACACCCATGTGAATGGAATCTTTCAAATAAAACCAATCACAACGCTGATAACGGCTTTATCaataaaagattttatttttttggggtaatatCAATAAAAGATCCACAGTGAGAGATGGAAAAAAGTATCCCCACAAGGTAGGaatctttttcatattttttaatttttaatgtacTTGAGAAAAGATAAAGGCCATAGAACCCGGATAAAATTTTACTGCTACACTTGTAGGAGGAatattcctgctacaaggctggcaaTCAAGGAAATagaatcttaaagggtattttagaaaatattataaCCTAGaaaggtatttatgaacccaaaggagaagtgaattattccatttccttgattGCCAGCCTTGTGGCAGACAACTAACAAGAAACAAGAAGGTATACAATGAGGTATTGAGCTCTTTGCCAAGATTTTAGCATACGATACTCATGTTTGAATTAATCTCTGACTGACATCACTACAGATCAATTGCATTAGGTTAGATTAGATTAAATTATTTCACCCCCCAAAACACTATGAATACCATCAATTTTTAAATCATTTTATCCTTGGATGATACTGATATTCTTATTTGTATATGTATCAATAAGTATATGTATCACATCAATACCAATACAAAATGTATGAAGCAAAAGTAGTGAAGCAGCGACAtccacttaaaaaaaaaaatttctcccttttttatttttgtataaaGGAATCATATTGAAAAGGAGGATACGAAGAACACAAGATATCATCATTACAAACTTAGCCAAGGAGTGAAGAGTGGCCAAATTATCTTACATGTCAATAAAAGCAAAACCTTTCTTACTAGAAAATGAACAAAACCATTAATATTCCTAAAAATACAACCAAAGTAACTCCACTAAAAATTGATATACACAAGGAAATATCTTTTTTAATTAGGGGTCTCCTACGCAATCATGAAACCTTTCCAACTGGGGAAAAGTGCCCGCCCCCACTCACTCTGCTCTGCTGAGTCATGAGAGTCCCATGAGAGTCTCATGACTCGTGAATGGGGccatttcctttttattttctttttaactcTCTTCGACTctatcttttcttttggattaagttttcccttttttttgtcttttttggcAGTAATCATTTTAAAAGAAGAGAGGTTTGGCATGTGATAATGAGTAAATCACATGCAAAACTCACCAGTCTGTAGTTTCTATCAATATTGTAACGATAGTGATCGAATCGTTGGGTATTTAATTAGGATAGAGCGTGTGTGGATTTCATGGGTGCAATGTGAGGGCACATGCATTGGTATTTAGAAATTTCACTATCCCTTTCGATTCACAAATATCCTCttagattttagtatttttcaaaaaaccttcGGTTGTGAGTTCGGGTAGTAAGAAATTTTGTCGTGATATCTAGACATTGGAGTCAGGGGtatctttttccccttttttttaaaagataaaaagattcATTATCATAATTTATACCGTGTGAAATGATTGCCCCACCtcttaaatgaaaaaaatatatatctcaCCCTCATTAATGCCCCTTGCACACGTTGGCCCCTATGCTTGTGCAAGGGCCACGCTGCAGTTTGGGAGCAATATGctacccaataaaaaaaacatgaaaggaTGAATAGACAACACTATTGGGAAGTGATCTGCTTTACTTGGCTGTTGAATGTTGTCCAATGAATGAGTATCACCTATATATGTTGTAAAGATGATGAATCTACGGCACATGCATGATGCATGGTCTTGTGTTCTTGCTTCTTGTCATTTACGAGCAttgttctaagtattggtatcattaggggtgcaagtttagccctgtcggcccaaacccgccctggcccgccctgagcccgaacagggtctgggctgaaatatttggccctgagggcggctcagggctgaaaatttttggccctgagttagggtcgggtcgggttagggttgaggtcttgagctaagcttggcccggcccggcccgaacctgatttaagttatactataaaatatatattgatataatttatacattatagactttaaatttcacccacatttttttatataatatattatatatgaagacaatatgtgttatatataatttattgtattgttattttatgtaaaattaataagttcttcccaatccattccaacccatgcatttctttccccctccccatgatcagggccaatcaaggtcggcccggcccgaccctgagggagggtcagg is a window encoding:
- the LOC122664782 gene encoding jasmonoyl--L-amino acid synthetase JAR6-like; this translates as MLEKIEQFNHEKVIEEFEGLTRDAKRVQRETLHKILTENCEAEYLQKWGLNGRTDPETFKSRVPLATHDDLEPYIKRITDGDVSPILTGKPITTISLSSGTTQGKPKFVPFNEELVNSTMQIYRTSFAFRNREFPIVNGKALQFIYSSKQFKTKGGLAAGTATTNVYRSSQFKKTMKSIQSQCCSPDEVIFGPDFHQSLYCHLLCGLICYDEVKTVSSTFAHSIVHAFRTLEHCWEELCIDIREGVLSSRVNVQSIRTAMSKLLKPNPELADLIYKKISGLSNWYGVIPELFPNAKYIYGIMTGSMEPYLKKLRHYAGGLPLLSADYGSSEGWIGANVNPTLPPEQATFAVLPDIGYFEFIPLQDENASGVLRIESNPVGLTEVKIGEEYEIIVTNFAGLYRYRLGDVVKVIGFHNSTPELQFVCRRSLLLTINIDKNTEKDLQLAVEEASKLLLEEKIEVVDFSSHVDVSTDPGHYVIFWELSGEASEEVLNKSCDCLDRSFVDAGYVSSRKVKTIGPLELRVVKRGTFQKILDHFLGLGAAVSQFKTPRCVGPLNTIVLQILCDNVVKRYLSKAFA